A genomic region of Rheinheimera sp. MMS21-TC3 contains the following coding sequences:
- the folP gene encoding dihydropteroate synthase produces MLLSLPRQRQLSLQRPVVMGILNLTPDSFSDGGSYSNLDAALRQTEQMLTDGAGIIDIGGESTRPGAAEVAPDEELARVIPVIKAIRQRFDCVISIDTSKAIVMAEAVQAGADIINDIRALQEPGALDVAVASQVPVCLMHMQGAPRTMQQQPSYQNVVQEVKQFLQQRVKECIAAGVLPENIILDPGFGFGKSLSHNYQLLQQLTELIQLGMPVLAGMSRKSMIGQLLGVPATERLVGSVACATIAALAGAQIIRVHDVKETVQAVQIATAVRHGA; encoded by the coding sequence ATGTTGTTATCACTGCCTAGACAGCGTCAGTTAAGTTTGCAGCGGCCTGTAGTTATGGGAATTTTAAACTTAACCCCAGATTCATTTTCTGATGGTGGTAGCTATAGCAATTTAGATGCTGCATTACGGCAAACCGAGCAAATGCTAACTGACGGTGCCGGTATTATTGATATAGGGGGGGAATCTACTCGACCAGGGGCAGCAGAGGTAGCCCCAGACGAAGAGTTAGCTAGAGTTATCCCCGTTATTAAGGCTATTAGACAACGTTTTGACTGTGTTATTTCTATAGATACCAGCAAAGCTATAGTGATGGCAGAAGCAGTTCAAGCTGGCGCAGATATAATTAATGATATTCGGGCACTACAAGAACCAGGTGCTTTAGATGTAGCAGTCGCTAGCCAAGTTCCGGTGTGTTTAATGCACATGCAAGGTGCGCCCCGCACTATGCAGCAGCAGCCAAGTTATCAAAATGTAGTGCAAGAGGTAAAACAGTTCTTGCAGCAACGTGTTAAAGAATGCATTGCAGCAGGGGTATTGCCAGAAAATATTATTTTAGATCCTGGGTTCGGTTTTGGTAAAAGCTTAAGTCATAATTATCAACTGTTACAACAGCTAACAGAACTTATTCAGTTGGGTATGCCAGTTTTGGCTGGCATGTCACGCAAATCAATGATTGGTCAGTTATTAGGTGTGCCAGCAACAGAAAGACTGGTTGGTAGTGTGGCTTGTGCCACTATTGCTGCTTTAGCTGGAGCACAAATAATTCGAGTACACGACGTTAAAGAAACTGTACAAGCAGTGCAGATCGCCACTGCAGTACGGCATGGAGCATAA
- the ftsH gene encoding ATP-dependent zinc metalloprotease FtsH, with amino-acid sequence MAKNLIVWLVIAVVLMSVFNSFGPNDKSERQTNYTQFIKEVNQGMIREVKVERTGVITGIKRSGERFETVIPTGYDDKLLDDLIKNDVSTLGTKPEENSWLATIFISWFPMLLLIGVWIFFMRQMQGGGGKGAMSFGKSKARLMGEDQIKTTFADVAGCDEAKEEVSELVDYLKDPSRFQKLGGRIPKGILLVGPPGTGKTLLAKAIAGEAKVPFFTISGSDFVEMFVGVGASRVRDMFEQAKKASPCIIFIDEIDAVGRQRGAGLGGGHDEREQTLNQMLVEMDGFDGNEGIIIIAATNRPDVLDPALLRPGRFDRQVVVGLPDVKGREQILKVHMRKVPLGEGVEPSVIARGTPGFSGADLANLVNEAALFAARTDKRVVSMDEFEKAKDKIMMGAERRSMVMTEKEKEMTAYHEAGHAIVGRLVPEHDPVYKVSIIPRGRALGVTMYLPERDRVSHSKRHLESMISSLFGGRIAEEVIYGFESVTTGASNDIERATDLARKMVTQWGFSEKLGPLLYAEDEGEVFLGRSVSKNKHMSEETVKAIDAEIREFIDRNYDRAKKLIEENMDVLHTMKDALMKYETIDAKQIDDLMARREVRQPENWEPRDKPTNDDSDDSKGTSSDTDSVTVNDKPSEGNLH; translated from the coding sequence ATGGCAAAGAATCTAATTGTCTGGTTGGTGATTGCTGTCGTATTAATGTCAGTATTCAACAGCTTTGGGCCTAATGATAAAAGCGAGCGGCAAACCAACTACACTCAGTTTATCAAAGAGGTAAACCAAGGGATGATCCGTGAGGTTAAAGTTGAACGCACGGGTGTAATTACGGGTATTAAACGTAGTGGGGAGCGCTTTGAAACCGTAATCCCTACTGGATATGACGATAAACTGTTAGATGACCTGATTAAAAATGATGTCAGTACCCTAGGTACTAAACCTGAAGAAAATAGCTGGTTAGCGACCATCTTTATTTCTTGGTTCCCAATGTTATTGTTAATTGGTGTCTGGATATTCTTTATGCGTCAAATGCAAGGCGGTGGCGGTAAGGGCGCTATGTCATTTGGTAAAAGTAAAGCACGCTTAATGGGCGAAGACCAAATTAAAACTACCTTTGCTGATGTTGCTGGTTGTGATGAAGCTAAAGAAGAAGTGTCAGAGCTGGTTGATTATTTAAAAGATCCATCGCGCTTTCAGAAATTAGGTGGCCGTATCCCTAAAGGTATTCTATTAGTGGGCCCACCGGGTACAGGTAAAACTTTATTAGCTAAAGCTATAGCTGGTGAAGCTAAAGTACCTTTTTTTACTATTTCTGGTTCAGACTTCGTTGAAATGTTTGTTGGTGTGGGTGCATCGCGGGTTCGTGACATGTTTGAGCAAGCGAAAAAAGCTTCTCCTTGTATTATCTTTATCGATGAAATTGATGCTGTAGGCCGTCAACGTGGTGCTGGTTTAGGTGGTGGCCATGATGAACGTGAGCAAACACTTAACCAAATGCTAGTAGAGATGGATGGCTTTGACGGTAATGAAGGTATTATTATTATTGCAGCAACTAACCGTCCAGATGTTTTAGACCCAGCTTTATTGCGCCCTGGCCGTTTTGACCGTCAAGTCGTAGTAGGTTTACCTGATGTTAAAGGTCGTGAGCAAATTTTAAAAGTGCATATGCGTAAAGTGCCACTAGGCGAAGGGGTCGAGCCTTCTGTTATTGCCCGTGGTACTCCAGGCTTCTCTGGTGCTGACTTAGCTAACTTAGTTAACGAAGCCGCGCTCTTTGCTGCCCGTACTGATAAGCGGGTGGTATCGATGGATGAGTTTGAAAAAGCCAAAGACAAAATCATGATGGGTGCAGAACGCCGCTCTATGGTGATGACAGAGAAAGAAAAAGAAATGACGGCTTATCATGAAGCAGGTCACGCTATTGTTGGTCGTTTAGTGCCAGAGCATGATCCTGTGTATAAGGTTAGCATTATTCCTCGTGGTCGCGCCTTAGGTGTCACTATGTATTTACCTGAGCGAGATCGGGTATCGCACAGTAAGCGTCATTTAGAAAGCATGATTAGCTCATTGTTCGGTGGTCGTATTGCTGAAGAAGTTATATATGGTTTTGAATCAGTTACAACAGGTGCTTCGAACGATATTGAGCGCGCAACTGATTTAGCCCGTAAAATGGTCACCCAATGGGGTTTTTCAGAGAAACTTGGACCACTACTATACGCAGAAGATGAAGGTGAAGTGTTTTTAGGCCGCTCAGTATCTAAAAATAAACATATGTCTGAAGAAACGGTAAAAGCTATTGATGCTGAAATTCGTGAGTTTATTGACCGAAACTATGACCGTGCTAAAAAGTTGATTGAAGAAAACATGGATGTGTTACATACCATGAAAGATGCATTAATGAAGTATGAAACCATTGATGCTAAACAAATTGATGACTTAATGGCAAGACGTGAAGTTCGTCAACCAGAAAACTGGGAGCCAAGAGATAAGCCGACAAATGACGATAGCGATGACAGTAAAGGCACTAGCAGTGATACTGATAGCGTTACAGTGAATGATAAGCCTTCAGAAGGTAATTTACACTAA
- the rlmE gene encoding 23S rRNA (uridine(2552)-2'-O)-methyltransferase RlmE, which produces MTKKKRSASSSRWLQEHFADHFVQKAQKLGLRSRAAFKLEQIQQQDKVFKPGMTVVDLGSAPGSWSQYSVSVVGDKGTVIACDILPMDPINGVSFLQGDFREEAVLNALLSRIEGKNVDVVLSDMAPNMSGNDTTDQARSMYLIELALDMCNNVLKKNGSFVVKVFQGDGFEQFVKDVRAAFTTVKIRKPDSSRARSRETYIVATGFKI; this is translated from the coding sequence ATGACGAAGAAAAAACGCTCAGCAAGCTCAAGCCGCTGGTTACAAGAGCATTTTGCTGATCATTTTGTGCAAAAAGCGCAGAAATTAGGCTTACGTTCACGTGCAGCCTTTAAACTAGAGCAGATCCAACAGCAAGATAAAGTGTTTAAACCGGGCATGACGGTTGTTGACTTAGGTTCTGCTCCGGGCAGTTGGTCGCAATATAGTGTTAGTGTTGTAGGTGATAAAGGCACAGTGATAGCTTGTGATATCTTACCGATGGATCCTATTAATGGAGTAAGCTTTTTACAAGGTGACTTTCGGGAAGAAGCAGTGTTAAATGCCTTATTAAGTCGTATTGAAGGTAAGAATGTTGATGTTGTTTTATCTGATATGGCGCCGAATATGAGTGGTAATGATACTACTGATCAGGCACGATCTATGTACTTGATCGAATTAGCCCTCGATATGTGTAATAACGTATTGAAGAAAAATGGTAGTTTTGTCGTTAAAGTGTTTCAAGGTGATGGTTTCGAGCAATTTGTTAAAGATGTGCGCGCAGCCTTTACCACAGTAAAAATACGTAAGCCAGATTCATCACGTGCACGTTCACGTGAGACATATATCGTGGCGACCGGCTTCAAAATTTAG
- the yhbY gene encoding ribosome assembly RNA-binding protein YhbY, translating into MSLTNKQIQFLKAKAHELKPVILLGNNGLTEGVMAEIETALNFHELIKIKVPTADREQKALIMDAIVRETKAEQVQAIGKVQVIYRPSKDKKIQLPRG; encoded by the coding sequence ATGAGTTTAACTAACAAACAAATACAATTTTTAAAAGCAAAAGCACATGAGCTTAAGCCTGTTATTTTACTTGGTAACAACGGTCTTACCGAAGGTGTTATGGCCGAAATTGAAACTGCACTTAATTTTCATGAATTAATTAAAATTAAAGTGCCAACCGCAGATCGTGAACAAAAAGCATTAATTATGGATGCCATTGTTCGTGAAACTAAAGCGGAACAAGTTCAAGCTATAGGTAAAGTTCAAGTTATCTATAGACCAAGTAAAGATAAAAAGATTCAATTGCCTCGCGGCTAA
- a CDS encoding pirin family protein, with product MNMNPTEVKVQQQLVARPASDGAGVKLLRVFGGAQLERFDPFLMLDEFGSDQAADYIAGFPAHPHRGFETVTYMLQGKMEHRDHLGNVGLLADGGVQWMTAGKGIIHSEMPKQTEGRMHGFQLWVNLAAERKLIPAHYQDIAAEDIPWQQFTGFSVKAIAGAIKVNDIQLQGFFSIADTEVIYLDISLAPQQSISLPITEQLNAMLYSYSGAIRIGSVGTLNKEKTLSLLTGSGSLIITNNNNEEAKFLFIAGKPLRQPIKQYGPFVMNTAAEIEQAIHDYQNGVLTS from the coding sequence ATGAATATGAATCCAACGGAAGTAAAAGTACAACAACAGTTGGTAGCGCGTCCTGCTTCTGATGGCGCTGGGGTGAAATTACTACGAGTGTTTGGTGGCGCTCAGTTAGAGCGATTTGATCCGTTTTTAATGCTTGATGAGTTTGGCTCAGATCAAGCTGCTGATTATATAGCAGGCTTTCCTGCTCATCCGCATAGAGGCTTTGAAACTGTTACTTATATGCTACAAGGTAAAATGGAACATCGTGACCATCTAGGTAATGTCGGTTTGCTTGCAGATGGTGGCGTGCAGTGGATGACAGCGGGTAAAGGTATTATCCATTCAGAAATGCCCAAGCAAACAGAAGGTCGCATGCATGGTTTTCAGTTATGGGTTAATTTAGCGGCTGAACGTAAGCTGATTCCCGCGCACTATCAGGATATAGCAGCAGAAGATATTCCTTGGCAGCAGTTTACTGGCTTTAGTGTTAAAGCAATTGCTGGGGCAATTAAGGTTAATGATATTCAGTTGCAAGGTTTTTTTAGTATTGCTGATACTGAAGTTATCTATTTAGACATTAGTTTAGCGCCACAACAATCCATTAGCCTACCGATAACAGAACAACTTAACGCCATGCTTTATAGTTATAGTGGTGCAATCCGTATTGGCAGTGTTGGCACTCTTAATAAAGAAAAAACTTTAAGCTTATTAACCGGCTCTGGCTCGCTGATTATTACTAATAACAATAACGAGGAGGCCAAGTTTTTATTTATAGCTGGTAAACCATTACGCCAACCTATTAAGCAGTATGGGCCTTTTGTAATGAACACGGCGGCTGAAATTGAGCAAGCCATCCATGACTATCAAAATGGTGTCTTAACTAGTTAA
- a CDS encoding pirin family protein, producing MAKILKAKEHDIGGLNVKRVLPHQEKRMVGPFIFFDQMGPNNFPAGQGINVRPHPHIGLSTLTYLFAGSILHRDSLGNNLEIQPGDVNWMTAGKGIVHSERESFEVRANPHEISGLQCWVALPQAMAELEPAFSHTKKTDLPHITHEGVMMRLVVGEAYGLSSPVKTYSPMFYIDVVASKGSVITRPNPDQEMAIFTICGEVTINGETFGANEFILIEPNDSEIELATDGRFVMLGGEQFEQVPFISWNFVSFSKERIKQAEDDWKNGRFPTIPGDDKEFIPLK from the coding sequence ATGGCTAAAATTCTTAAAGCAAAAGAGCATGACATTGGCGGTTTAAATGTTAAGCGCGTTTTACCTCATCAAGAAAAGCGTATGGTTGGTCCTTTTATCTTTTTTGATCAAATGGGCCCAAATAACTTCCCTGCTGGTCAAGGTATTAATGTTAGGCCGCATCCGCATATTGGTTTATCTACTTTAACCTATTTATTTGCCGGGAGCATTTTGCACCGTGACTCTTTGGGTAATAACTTAGAAATTCAGCCAGGTGATGTTAACTGGATGACAGCGGGTAAAGGTATAGTGCATTCAGAGCGTGAGAGCTTTGAAGTTCGCGCTAATCCGCATGAAATTAGTGGTTTACAATGCTGGGTTGCCCTACCACAAGCCATGGCAGAATTAGAACCAGCCTTTAGTCATACTAAAAAAACTGACTTACCGCACATTACCCATGAAGGCGTTATGATGCGTTTAGTGGTTGGTGAGGCTTATGGCTTAAGTTCGCCGGTTAAAACCTACTCACCTATGTTTTATATTGATGTTGTTGCCAGTAAAGGCAGTGTTATTACTCGCCCTAACCCTGATCAAGAAATGGCTATTTTCACTATTTGTGGCGAAGTGACCATTAACGGTGAAACCTTTGGCGCGAATGAGTTTATTTTAATTGAGCCAAATGATAGCGAAATTGAGCTTGCAACCGATGGTCGCTTTGTCATGTTAGGCGGTGAGCAATTCGAGCAAGTGCCTTTTATTTCTTGGAACTTTGTTTCTTTTAGTAAAGAGCGTATTAAGCAAGCTGAAGACGATTGGAAAAACGGTCGCTTCCCAACTATTCCAGGCGACGACAAAGAATTTATTCCACTTAAGTAA
- a CDS encoding bifunctional alpha/beta hydrolase/OsmC family protein, with the protein MRKQITFLSNGISLSGLLESPATEVKAYAIFAHCFTCGKDIAAASRISRALVAKGIAVLRFDFTGLGNSDGDFANTNFSSNLADLTAAAEHLSQHYQAPQLLIGHSLGGAAVLAVANRIPSINAVVAIAAPAKAEHVIHNFADSLDTIKRDGVAKVQLGPREFSIQKQFIDDVTNNSQHNFDLKGKAVLLLHSPVDTVVSINQAEQIYTSVKHPKSFISLDKADHFLSNKADAEYAATVISGWADKYLEYDTTPSDKTPPVSKGSVLVSEKDHNFTLNVSSDSHFWLADEPKAVGGQNLGPDPYEHLLAALGACTVMTMRMYAKHKKLAVDNISVSLSHSKNYHQDCQNCEQQDGRVELITRKITITGDISDEQKQRLLAIADKCPVHKTLHSKLLVKTTAD; encoded by the coding sequence ATGAGAAAGCAGATAACATTTTTAAGTAACGGCATTAGCCTTTCAGGTTTGCTGGAGTCACCCGCCACCGAGGTTAAAGCCTATGCGATATTTGCCCACTGCTTTACCTGTGGCAAAGATATCGCAGCAGCTAGTCGAATTTCCCGTGCTTTAGTTGCCAAAGGTATTGCTGTTTTACGCTTTGATTTTACCGGTTTAGGTAATAGCGATGGTGACTTTGCCAATACCAACTTTAGCTCAAATTTGGCTGATTTAACCGCAGCTGCCGAGCATTTAAGCCAGCATTACCAAGCGCCACAGCTGTTAATTGGCCATAGTTTAGGTGGTGCTGCTGTGCTTGCTGTGGCAAATAGAATACCGTCAATTAACGCTGTTGTTGCTATAGCGGCACCAGCAAAAGCGGAGCATGTTATTCATAACTTTGCCGATAGCCTAGACACCATAAAGCGTGATGGCGTCGCTAAGGTTCAATTAGGCCCAAGAGAATTTAGCATTCAAAAGCAGTTTATTGATGATGTTACAAATAATAGCCAGCACAACTTTGATCTTAAAGGCAAAGCCGTGTTGCTGTTGCACAGCCCCGTAGATACTGTCGTTTCTATTAACCAAGCTGAACAAATTTACACTAGCGTTAAGCACCCTAAAAGCTTTATTTCTTTAGATAAAGCTGATCACTTTTTATCTAACAAAGCAGATGCAGAATACGCGGCAACGGTTATCAGTGGCTGGGCCGATAAATACCTAGAGTACGATACAACCCCTAGCGATAAGACACCGCCTGTCAGTAAAGGCAGTGTGCTAGTGTCGGAAAAAGATCATAACTTTACCCTAAATGTTAGTAGCGACAGCCATTTTTGGTTAGCCGATGAGCCCAAAGCTGTGGGTGGCCAAAATTTAGGGCCTGATCCTTACGAGCATTTATTAGCCGCCTTAGGCGCCTGCACTGTTATGACGATGCGTATGTATGCTAAGCATAAAAAACTGGCCGTTGATAATATTAGCGTTAGCTTAAGTCATAGCAAAAATTATCATCAAGATTGTCAAAACTGCGAGCAGCAAGATGGTCGTGTTGAGCTTATAACCAGAAAAATAACGATCACTGGCGATATAAGCGATGAGCAAAAACAACGCCTGCTCGCTATTGCTGATAAATGCCCTGTTCACAAAACCTTACACAGTAAGCTGCTTGTTAAAACAACAGCGGACTAA
- a CDS encoding LysR family transcriptional regulator, with protein MLRVTLEQWRMFRAVVQYGGFNQAAQGIHKSQSSIHNAVGKIESGLNVKLFEIEGRKTVLTEAGELMLRRANFLLDEAAKLEIVGQTLGQGTEVSLRIAIDEMFPHTLLYQVLESVSSQYPMLQIELVESVLSGACELVDNAEVDIGISPVMLKDGFSEQLCQINFIAVANPGHALHSLNRELTVEDLKSHRQVVVRDSALLNKSNAGWLGANQRWTVSHLRTSIDMICKGLGFAWLPLSAIQPKLDNGELKPLPLRHNSQRSMQLHLIFKDGDNLGPAAKAFLAELRYRCE; from the coding sequence ATGCTTAGGGTAACACTTGAGCAATGGCGCATGTTTCGCGCCGTAGTTCAATATGGCGGCTTTAATCAGGCCGCCCAAGGTATTCATAAAAGCCAATCGAGTATCCATAATGCCGTGGGTAAAATAGAAAGTGGCTTAAACGTAAAGCTGTTTGAGATTGAAGGCAGAAAAACTGTACTCACAGAAGCCGGTGAGCTTATGTTAAGACGGGCTAATTTCTTACTAGATGAAGCCGCTAAGCTAGAGATTGTTGGCCAAACCCTAGGCCAAGGTACAGAAGTGAGTTTGCGCATAGCCATTGATGAAATGTTTCCGCATACACTGCTTTATCAAGTTTTAGAAAGTGTTTCATCGCAATACCCTATGCTACAAATTGAGCTTGTGGAGTCGGTATTAAGTGGTGCCTGCGAATTAGTTGATAATGCAGAAGTTGATATTGGCATCTCCCCTGTTATGTTAAAAGATGGTTTTAGTGAACAACTGTGTCAAATTAATTTTATTGCCGTTGCTAACCCTGGACATGCTTTGCATAGCCTTAACCGTGAATTAACGGTAGAAGATTTAAAAAGCCATCGCCAAGTGGTAGTAAGGGACTCAGCCTTACTGAATAAAAGCAATGCTGGCTGGTTAGGTGCCAATCAGCGTTGGACAGTTAGTCACTTACGCACTTCTATCGATATGATTTGCAAAGGTTTAGGCTTTGCTTGGCTGCCGCTAAGTGCTATTCAGCCAAAGCTAGATAATGGCGAATTAAAACCCTTACCGTTACGCCATAATAGCCAGCGCTCAATGCAACTACATTTAATCTTTAAAGATGGCGACAACCTAGGCCCAGCTGCCAAAGCTTTTTTAGCAGAATTAAGATACCGCTGCGAATAG
- a CDS encoding pirin family protein: protein MKYIRRSADRGAVNLGWLESKHSFSFGSYHDPKHMGVSALRVINDDMVMPGQGFGTHGHRDMEIISYVTEGALKHEDSEGNKHIVPAGDVQRMSAGSGVMHSEFNPSDTDKVKFFQIWIQPNKMGIKPSYEQKTIPQNGQLTPLVTATGENGTLSLNQDASLSRLVLKQNDTFNLTPGDYIGYLHLVKGQLNVAGESFSAGDAFAMEPKQAFELQASSDVEALWFELPAAR, encoded by the coding sequence ATGAAATATATTAGACGTTCAGCAGATAGAGGTGCGGTAAACTTAGGTTGGTTAGAAAGCAAGCATAGCTTTTCTTTTGGTAGCTACCATGATCCTAAGCATATGGGAGTTTCGGCGCTTCGGGTAATTAACGACGATATGGTGATGCCTGGCCAAGGTTTTGGTACTCATGGTCACCGTGATATGGAAATTATTTCTTATGTTACTGAAGGCGCGTTAAAGCACGAAGACAGTGAAGGCAATAAGCATATTGTGCCTGCAGGTGATGTGCAGCGTATGAGTGCCGGTAGTGGTGTAATGCACTCTGAGTTTAACCCCTCAGATACCGATAAAGTGAAGTTTTTTCAAATTTGGATCCAACCTAATAAAATGGGTATTAAACCAAGTTATGAACAAAAAACCATCCCACAAAATGGCCAGCTAACACCCTTAGTTACGGCGACTGGTGAAAATGGTACTTTATCGTTAAACCAAGATGCGAGCTTATCGCGATTGGTGTTAAAGCAGAATGATACTTTTAACCTAACACCCGGTGATTACATTGGCTATTTACACTTAGTTAAAGGCCAACTTAACGTTGCAGGTGAGTCGTTCTCTGCAGGTGATGCTTTTGCCATGGAGCCTAAGCAAGCCTTTGAATTGCAAGCTAGCTCTGATGTAGAAGCCCTGTGGTTTGAATTACCCGCAGCAAGATAG
- a CDS encoding sulfite exporter TauE/SafE family protein, producing MDITTLVLIAFVVVLIGISKSAFAGALGVFAVPLLMLKLPASQAIALMLPLLIIGDALSVKSFWRKWDNKLLLPLIPGAIVGVIIAYLIIDIINANHLRFIIAFICILFAIRNILFKQSSLRFLSNKIGAVIMSMLSGITSSLVHAGGPPIIIYFTAIGLTPSKFVATAAIFFASMNLLKLAAALSFGLLTSETVLTALLFFPLAFVGNWIGVKINNAIDKQLFLKVMNYLLLMLGCWLLIK from the coding sequence ATGGATATAACAACCTTAGTATTAATAGCCTTTGTTGTAGTACTAATTGGGATATCAAAATCTGCGTTTGCAGGGGCACTTGGCGTATTCGCCGTGCCCCTTTTAATGCTTAAACTGCCCGCTAGCCAAGCTATAGCCTTAATGCTGCCCTTATTAATTATTGGCGATGCTTTAAGTGTCAAAAGCTTTTGGCGTAAATGGGATAATAAGTTGTTATTACCGCTTATACCTGGCGCTATTGTTGGGGTTATTATTGCCTATTTAATTATTGATATAATTAATGCCAACCACCTTAGGTTTATTATTGCTTTTATTTGTATTCTTTTTGCCATAAGAAATATTCTATTTAAGCAAAGCTCTCTTCGTTTTCTAAGCAATAAAATTGGCGCGGTTATTATGTCTATGCTCTCTGGCATTACCAGCAGCTTAGTTCACGCCGGCGGCCCACCTATTATTATTTACTTTACAGCTATAGGGTTAACCCCAAGCAAATTTGTTGCTACCGCTGCTATCTTCTTTGCTAGCATGAACCTGCTAAAGCTTGCCGCTGCGCTATCTTTTGGCTTGTTAACGTCAGAAACAGTGCTAACTGCCCTGCTGTTTTTCCCATTAGCCTTCGTAGGCAACTGGATTGGCGTTAAAATAAATAACGCTATCGATAAGCAGTTATTTTTAAAGGTCATGAATTACTTGCTGTTAATGTTAGGTTGTTGGTTATTAATAAAATAA
- a CDS encoding GGDEF domain-containing protein: MIIDLIMLLGILMLVLYAHRTGKIRVSSAILAVVINAGALSITAANGINSFLWVYPVCAVSFFLVKPYEALVISFITGSVLVNLPNVFDVVPIDSYIMTSLMLSLCAFFYANYGNKQLLLLARLNTTDPLTGALNRRALNSDLAAALSRAERKGNQHLLAMLDLDHFKKVNDKYGHAVGDQVLQSLVRITKAHIRKYDQLYRFGGEEFVLLIPDITQQQQQVFIDNLRKTIKHELKNPDGESVTVSFGVANWVEGSTIDSWLKRADDALYQAKANGRDCAVFSES, from the coding sequence ATGATTATTGATTTAATCATGTTGTTAGGCATATTAATGTTAGTGCTATATGCCCATCGTACCGGTAAGATCAGAGTGTCGAGTGCGATACTAGCAGTAGTAATTAATGCAGGTGCATTAAGTATTACTGCTGCCAACGGCATTAATAGTTTTTTGTGGGTTTATCCTGTTTGTGCTGTCAGTTTTTTTCTAGTAAAACCTTATGAAGCTTTAGTTATCAGCTTTATTACGGGTTCTGTGTTAGTAAACTTACCTAATGTTTTTGATGTAGTGCCAATAGATTCATACATTATGACTAGTTTAATGCTGTCATTATGTGCATTTTTCTATGCTAACTACGGTAATAAACAACTGCTGTTATTGGCTAGACTAAACACGACTGACCCATTGACAGGGGCTTTAAATCGCCGAGCATTAAATTCAGATCTGGCAGCAGCTTTATCTCGCGCTGAACGAAAGGGGAATCAGCATTTACTTGCTATGTTAGATCTAGATCATTTTAAAAAAGTTAATGATAAATATGGCCACGCCGTTGGTGACCAAGTGTTGCAGAGTCTGGTCAGGATCACCAAAGCACATATCCGGAAATATGACCAATTATATCGTTTTGGTGGTGAAGAGTTTGTGCTGCTAATTCCAGATATTACTCAACAGCAGCAACAAGTATTTATTGATAACCTTAGAAAAACGATTAAACATGAACTTAAAAATCCAGATGGTGAGTCAGTAACTGTATCCTTTGGCGTTGCTAACTGGGTTGAAGGTAGCACTATTGATAGCTGGCTAAAACGGGCTGATGATGCGCTATATCAAGCCAAAGCAAATGGCCGCGATTGTGCCGTGTTTAGTGAAAGCTGA